A stretch of Vigna angularis cultivar LongXiaoDou No.4 chromosome 4, ASM1680809v1, whole genome shotgun sequence DNA encodes these proteins:
- the LOC108331044 gene encoding uncharacterized protein LOC108331044 — protein sequence MSNSQPSEHDSTGGGDERSNSLLANARCSFCFTCCFGSRRPSAVVEFAWWERVRATSSLSESHSEPATGSPTARRWWSPGATAFMKVREWSELAAGPRWKTFIRRFNRSRSGGSRHAPGKYQYDPLSYALNFDEGHNGDFDDEGYDGLRNFSTRYAAAPPLKSVPTNSNQDVAVLG from the coding sequence ATGTCCAATTCGCAACCCTCGGAGCATGATTCAACCGGCGGCGGGGACGAGAGGTCCAACTCTCTCTTAGCCAACGCGCGCTGCAGCTTCTGCTTCACCTGCTGTTTCGGTTCCCGGCGCCCGTCGGCGGTCGTCGAATTCGCGTGGTGGGAGCGCGTGCGGGCCACCTCGTCGCTGTCCGAGTCGCACTCCGAACCGGCGACAGGGAGCCCCACTGCCCGGCGGTGGTGGTCGCCGGGTGCAACCGCCTTCATGAAGGTGCGCGAGTGGTCAGAGCTCGCAGCAGGGCCCCGGTGGAAGACCTTTATCCGGCGGTTCAACCGCAGCCGGAGTGGCGGTTCGCGCCACGCGCCAGGGAAATACCAGTACGACCCCTTGAGTTACGCCTTGAACTTCGACGAGGGGCATAACGGGGATTTCGACGATGAAGGTTACGACGGGTTACGGAATTTCTCCACCCGTTACGCCGCGGCTCCTCCGTTAAAGTCTGTCCCAACGAATTCCAATCAAGACGTCGCCGTTTTGGGCTAG